A DNA window from Pseudodesulfovibrio thermohalotolerans contains the following coding sequences:
- a CDS encoding bifunctional acetate--CoA ligase family protein/GNAT family N-acetyltransferase, which translates to MSVTNLEYLFKPTSVAVIGATNDPRNAGNIVMRNIMAGGFMGPVMPVSSQAEAIAGVLTYPSVKHLPKTPDLAVVCSPLEEVPEVIHSLKERGTRGAVLMGAGFASMSREESLDIKSTILSIARPPEIRILGPKSLGFMVPSLNLNASLAHARVESGKVAFISQSDSLFATVLDWAIDKGVGFSHMVALGSRVDVTFADILDYLGSDPLTRSIMLYVESVKDAREFMSAARAASRNKPVLVIRPGQALDTVLGDLKQRGTGGARNSDEIYDVAFRRAGMLRVEDIDGLFDAAQTLSAPRQVHGRKLAILTNGTSAGILAADRLLVGGGELAPLSEETIKAIDTVLGEENWSRANPVDIPFNADGKAYSEVLKLLIKDKNSNGILAMHVPWTAQPDVEVAEAIRDSLKRVRRMVLTAWLGSGKADQAREVFRNAGIPTYETPTQAVQAFLYMAEYLHNQEMLIETPDSLPSDFFPDTARARDIVRAALETGREALTEPEAKDILAAYGIPVVETRIAVSAKEAVIAADALGYPVALKLRSPQIPQPFDVGGVLLDLETPERVWEGAASILARCTRERPDAYIEGFTVQKMGRRPGAHELSVSAHLDNTFGPVLQFGHGGMAREMIQDQALTLPPLSMSLARELVGRTRIATLLKGTPSHLPADIDDICLTIIQISQLIVDVPQITSIDINPLYADSEGVLALDAKVEIAPYEGVGESRLAIRPYPRELEECVTLKSGRQVTLRPIRPEDEDTHRDFLGSLSDEDLRLRFFGVVQRDFDHKDIARFTQIDYDREMAFIATALDERGDPETLGVMRTNTKPDNSEAEFAIVVRSDLKGEGLGSMLFHKGIQYTKDRGTRLLTGQTMVENKAMQGLSRKFGFEISPDLNDPDLVNMILDMEKVGR; encoded by the coding sequence ATGAGCGTCACCAACCTCGAATATCTTTTCAAGCCCACATCCGTCGCGGTCATCGGCGCCACCAACGATCCCAGGAACGCGGGCAACATCGTCATGCGCAATATCATGGCCGGAGGCTTCATGGGGCCGGTCATGCCGGTTTCGTCGCAGGCCGAGGCCATCGCCGGGGTGCTGACCTATCCCTCGGTCAAGCATTTGCCCAAGACTCCCGATCTGGCCGTGGTCTGCTCGCCCCTGGAGGAGGTCCCGGAGGTCATCCATTCCCTCAAGGAGCGGGGCACGCGCGGAGCGGTGCTCATGGGCGCGGGATTCGCCTCCATGTCCCGGGAGGAGAGCCTGGACATCAAGTCCACCATCCTGTCCATCGCCCGTCCGCCGGAAATTCGCATTCTCGGCCCGAAATCCCTCGGGTTCATGGTTCCGTCCCTGAACCTGAACGCCTCTCTGGCCCATGCCCGGGTGGAATCGGGCAAGGTGGCCTTCATCTCGCAGTCGGATTCGCTTTTCGCCACGGTTCTGGATTGGGCCATCGACAAGGGCGTGGGGTTCTCGCATATGGTCGCTCTCGGCAGCCGTGTCGACGTGACTTTCGCCGATATTCTCGACTACCTGGGGTCGGACCCGCTGACCCGGTCCATCATGCTCTATGTGGAGTCGGTCAAGGACGCCCGCGAATTCATGTCCGCCGCCAGGGCGGCCTCGCGCAACAAGCCGGTGCTGGTCATCCGGCCGGGCCAGGCGCTGGACACCGTGCTCGGCGATCTCAAGCAGCGCGGAACGGGCGGTGCCCGGAACTCCGACGAAATCTACGATGTGGCCTTCCGCCGGGCCGGTATGCTCCGGGTGGAGGACATCGACGGGCTGTTCGACGCGGCCCAGACCCTGTCCGCGCCTCGGCAGGTCCATGGCCGCAAGCTGGCCATCCTGACCAACGGGACGAGCGCGGGCATCCTGGCCGCCGACCGGCTGCTGGTGGGCGGCGGGGAGCTGGCTCCCCTGTCCGAGGAGACCATCAAGGCCATCGACACCGTGCTCGGCGAGGAGAACTGGTCCCGAGCAAACCCCGTGGACATCCCCTTCAACGCTGACGGCAAGGCCTATTCCGAGGTCCTCAAGCTGCTCATCAAGGACAAGAATTCCAACGGTATTCTGGCCATGCATGTGCCGTGGACCGCCCAGCCCGACGTGGAGGTGGCCGAGGCCATCCGCGACTCCCTCAAGCGGGTCCGGCGCATGGTCCTGACGGCCTGGCTCGGGTCCGGCAAGGCGGACCAGGCCAGGGAGGTCTTCCGCAACGCGGGCATCCCCACCTACGAGACCCCCACCCAGGCGGTTCAGGCGTTCCTGTACATGGCCGAGTACCTGCACAACCAGGAGATGCTCATCGAGACGCCGGATTCCCTGCCTTCGGATTTCTTTCCGGACACGGCGCGGGCGCGGGATATCGTGCGCGCCGCCCTTGAGACCGGGCGGGAGGCCCTGACCGAGCCCGAGGCCAAGGACATTCTGGCCGCCTACGGCATTCCCGTGGTGGAGACCCGCATCGCCGTGTCCGCCAAGGAGGCGGTCATCGCGGCCGACGCGCTTGGCTATCCCGTGGCCCTGAAACTCAGGAGCCCACAGATTCCCCAGCCCTTCGACGTGGGCGGAGTGCTTCTCGACCTGGAGACCCCGGAACGCGTCTGGGAAGGCGCGGCCTCCATCCTGGCCCGCTGCACCCGGGAGCGGCCCGACGCCTACATCGAGGGCTTCACGGTCCAGAAGATGGGGCGCAGGCCCGGCGCGCACGAGCTGTCCGTCTCGGCCCATCTGGACAATACCTTCGGCCCGGTGCTTCAGTTCGGGCACGGCGGCATGGCCCGGGAGATGATCCAGGACCAGGCCCTCACCCTGCCGCCCCTGTCCATGTCTCTGGCCCGGGAACTGGTCGGGCGGACCCGCATCGCCACCCTGCTCAAGGGCACCCCGTCCCACCTTCCGGCGGACATCGACGACATCTGCCTGACCATCATCCAGATATCCCAGCTCATTGTGGACGTGCCGCAGATCACGAGCATCGACATCAACCCGCTCTACGCCGATTCCGAGGGTGTGCTCGCCCTGGACGCGAAGGTGGAGATCGCCCCGTACGAGGGCGTGGGCGAGTCGAGGCTGGCCATCCGGCCGTATCCGCGCGAACTTGAGGAGTGCGTCACCCTCAAGAGCGGGCGGCAGGTCACGTTGCGGCCCATCCGGCCCGAGGACGAAGACACGCATCGCGACTTTCTTGGGAGCCTGTCGGACGAAGACCTGCGGCTGCGCTTTTTCGGCGTGGTCCAGCGCGATTTCGACCACAAGGACATCGCCCGCTTCACCCAGATCGACTACGACCGGGAGATGGCCTTTATCGCGACGGCCTTGGACGAACGCGGCGACCCCGAGACCCTGGGCGTCATGCGCACCAACACCAAGCCGGACAACTCCGAAGCCGAGTTCGCCATCGTGGTCCGTTCGGACCTCAAGGGCGAGGGGCTCGGGTCCATGCTCTTCCACAAGGGCATCCAGTACACCAAGGACCGTGGCACCCGGCTGCTCACGGGCCAGACCATGGTCGAGAACAAGGCCATGCAAGGGCTGTCCAGAAAGTTCGGTTTTGAAATCTCGCCCGATCTCAACGACCCTGACCTGGTGAACATGATTCTGGATATGGAAAAGGTGGGCCGCTAG
- a CDS encoding glycosyltransferase translates to MNLSMVHHHTGLEASGGATRVAQLLIDGLELGGVPARLTFELAEQSEGEAISPDELGANIPRGGIVHVHCTGDWPSLLGSIPTGVKTVITLHDCELFTGGCPYPLDCPMSESGCVDPCPRNFPDANEVRKRKLAEVARLDPVLVAPSRWLARLAKTHLLRPVKIIPNGIPWPGTRVAKAEARKSFGIHPAARVALFAAHGGMNAAYKSGDAWKGIWERLKADMPDLVCFAVGGDREERSDDFILWPYVDRGKLFMLMSASDALLYPTRADNHSLVVLEAMAAGLPVVAYAVGGVPEQIVDRMTGMLVPSGDTGRFVEAARSVLSSRSMVRQMGQEAFLSGGRKFAVERMVGDYLHLYENL, encoded by the coding sequence ATGAACCTGTCCATGGTCCATCATCATACCGGCCTGGAGGCGAGCGGCGGAGCCACTCGGGTTGCGCAGCTTCTCATCGACGGTCTGGAATTGGGCGGAGTGCCCGCGCGCCTGACCTTCGAGCTTGCCGAGCAGTCCGAAGGCGAGGCCATATCGCCCGATGAGCTAGGCGCGAACATCCCCCGGGGAGGCATCGTCCATGTGCACTGCACAGGGGACTGGCCCTCTCTGCTCGGCTCCATCCCCACGGGGGTGAAGACGGTCATAACCCTGCACGACTGCGAGTTGTTCACCGGCGGCTGTCCGTATCCGCTGGACTGCCCCATGTCCGAGAGCGGCTGCGTCGATCCCTGTCCGCGCAATTTCCCGGACGCGAATGAGGTGCGCAAACGCAAGCTGGCCGAGGTCGCGCGGCTGGACCCGGTCCTGGTCGCCCCGTCCCGTTGGCTGGCGCGGCTCGCCAAGACGCATCTGCTGCGGCCTGTGAAGATCATTCCCAACGGCATCCCCTGGCCTGGCACCAGGGTCGCCAAGGCCGAGGCCCGCAAATCGTTCGGCATTCACCCTGCTGCGCGGGTGGCCCTGTTCGCGGCCCATGGAGGCATGAATGCGGCCTACAAGTCCGGGGACGCCTGGAAGGGCATATGGGAGCGGCTCAAGGCGGACATGCCCGATCTGGTTTGCTTTGCGGTGGGCGGCGACCGCGAGGAACGGAGCGACGATTTCATCCTGTGGCCCTACGTGGACCGGGGGAAGCTCTTTATGCTCATGTCCGCCTCCGACGCCCTGCTCTATCCCACGCGTGCCGACAACCATTCCCTGGTCGTTCTGGAGGCCATGGCCGCCGGACTGCCCGTGGTGGCCTACGCCGTGGGCGGCGTGCCCGAGCAGATCGTGGACCGCATGACCGGGATGCTCGTGCCTTCCGGAGACACCGGGCGGTTCGTGGAGGCGGCCCGGTCGGTCCTGTCCAGCCGGTCCATGGTCCGTCAGATGGGCCAGGAAGCGTTTCTGTCCGGGGGCAGGAAATTCGCCGTGGAGCGCATGGTGGGCGATTATCTGCATCTTTACGAAAATCTGTAA
- the pstA gene encoding phosphate ABC transporter permease PstA encodes MSEMVSTEMTMNGSNIPDTPGLRLKRKATQEIWFTLFRGAVAINGLALFIIVGYMVYYGLPAITWDFLTTKPTEGGLAGGIFPCIVGTFYLSIGSMALALPLGVASAIYLHEYAMPGPFMRVIRLCINNLAGVPSVVFGLFGMAFFVAARDLGGLGMGVSIAAGCMTLAVLILPVIIGTSEEALRSVPDTYREASLGLGATKWQTIFKVVLPSAMPGILTGSILSISRAAGETAAIMFTAAASYNPTLPRSIFNEVMALPYQIYSLSVSSTDPEATLPLQYGTSLVLVALVLGMNLIAIMLRSHLRKKLG; translated from the coding sequence ATGTCAGAAATGGTAAGCACCGAAATGACCATGAACGGATCCAACATACCGGATACCCCGGGCCTGCGCCTCAAGCGCAAGGCCACCCAGGAAATCTGGTTCACCCTGTTCCGCGGCGCCGTGGCCATCAATGGACTGGCCCTGTTCATCATCGTCGGGTACATGGTCTACTACGGACTGCCGGCCATCACCTGGGACTTCCTGACCACCAAGCCCACCGAAGGCGGACTGGCGGGCGGCATCTTCCCGTGCATCGTCGGCACCTTCTACCTGTCCATCGGCTCCATGGCCCTGGCCCTGCCGCTCGGCGTGGCCTCCGCCATCTATCTGCATGAATACGCCATGCCCGGACCGTTCATGCGCGTCATCAGGCTGTGCATCAACAACCTGGCGGGTGTCCCGTCCGTGGTTTTCGGCCTGTTCGGCATGGCCTTCTTCGTGGCCGCCCGCGATCTCGGCGGCCTCGGCATGGGCGTGTCCATCGCAGCGGGCTGCATGACCCTGGCCGTGCTCATCCTGCCGGTCATCATCGGCACCTCCGAGGAAGCGCTCAGAAGCGTTCCCGACACCTACCGCGAGGCCTCCCTGGGGCTGGGCGCGACCAAGTGGCAGACCATCTTCAAAGTCGTTCTGCCCTCGGCCATGCCCGGCATCCTGACCGGCTCGATCCTGTCCATCTCCCGCGCGGCGGGCGAGACCGCGGCCATCATGTTCACGGCGGCGGCCAGCTACAACCCGACCTTGCCCAGGTCCATCTTCAACGAGGTCATGGCGCTGCCCTATCAGATTTACTCCCTTTCCGTTTCCTCCACCGACCCCGAGGCCACTCTACCTCTCCAGTACGGCACTTCGCTCGTGCTGGTGGCCTTGGTGTTGGGCATGAACCTGATCGCCATCATGCTGCGGTCCCACCTTCGCAAGAAGCTGGGCTAG
- the pstC gene encoding phosphate ABC transporter permease subunit PstC — MLSRSNKEKLIKGFFLVAASASIIALGLIMYFLVSEALPTFLGFNAMGEKFQGVGVLDFILGSQWKPVSETPQWGILPLIMGSVWVTLFSSIIAIPLGIMTAVYLAEIAPSKVREIVKPMVELLASLPSVVIGFFGMVVVAPILLNLFDIRFGVNMLNASIMLAFMAVPTITSIAEDAIHSVPNEVREGSLALGATRFETIWRVVLPASLSGLSTAVILGMSRSIGETMVVLMVAGGAARIPTSIFDPVRPMPASIAAEMGETSFGLEMHYFALFAIAMVLFIITFLFNLLADHIAHKYKQVGSASL, encoded by the coding sequence ATGCTCTCACGCTCCAACAAGGAAAAGCTCATCAAGGGATTCTTCCTGGTGGCCGCCAGCGCGTCCATCATTGCCCTGGGCCTGATCATGTATTTTCTGGTTTCCGAAGCCCTGCCCACATTCCTGGGCTTCAACGCCATGGGTGAGAAGTTTCAGGGCGTAGGCGTCCTCGACTTCATCCTCGGCAGCCAGTGGAAGCCGGTCTCCGAGACCCCCCAATGGGGCATCCTGCCCCTGATTATGGGATCGGTCTGGGTGACGCTGTTCTCCTCGATCATCGCCATTCCCCTGGGCATCATGACCGCCGTGTACCTGGCCGAAATCGCCCCCAGCAAGGTGCGCGAAATCGTCAAGCCCATGGTCGAGCTTCTGGCCTCCCTTCCCTCGGTGGTCATCGGTTTCTTCGGTATGGTCGTCGTTGCCCCGATCCTGCTCAATCTTTTCGACATCCGGTTCGGCGTGAACATGCTCAACGCCTCGATCATGCTCGCCTTCATGGCCGTGCCCACCATCACCTCCATCGCCGAAGACGCCATCCACTCCGTACCCAACGAAGTGCGCGAAGGCTCCCTGGCCCTGGGCGCCACCCGGTTCGAGACCATCTGGCGCGTGGTCCTGCCCGCCTCGCTCTCCGGACTGTCCACCGCCGTCATCCTGGGCATGTCCCGGTCCATCGGCGAGACCATGGTCGTCCTCATGGTCGCGGGCGGCGCGGCGCGCATCCCGACCTCCATCTTCGACCCGGTCAGGCCCATGCCCGCCTCCATCGCCGCTGAAATGGGCGAGACCAGCTTCGGCCTGGAAATGCACTACTTCGCCCTGTTCGCCATCGCCATGGTCCTGTTCATCATCACCTTTCTTTTCAACCTCCTGGCCGACCACATCGCACACAAGTACAAGCAGGTCGGCTCGGCCAGCCTCTAG
- a CDS encoding PstS family phosphate ABC transporter substrate-binding protein encodes MKKLLIAFVTLAVLSVSALSFAAEIRVKGSTTVDPAMKKLVAAYQTANPGVNFSISATGSGDGAKAIINKTADIGMMSRDMKPAEIEKCKANGIEPMQFVIALDCLVPIVHPSNPVSKITTAQLKDMYQDKIRNWKDVGGNDGMIALFSRETNSGTYEVWHGKVMKKEDEFDMVSRMPSNAAMAAKIAGNKKGIGYVGLGFLNPKIKALTVNGVVPSVETGKDGSYPLSRSLNLYTGGKPSGETAKFIDFVMSPAGQKIIAEVGFVPVK; translated from the coding sequence ATGAAAAAATTGCTCATTGCTTTCGTGACACTGGCTGTTCTGAGCGTTTCCGCTCTGTCCTTCGCCGCGGAAATCCGCGTCAAGGGCTCCACCACCGTCGACCCGGCCATGAAAAAGCTGGTCGCCGCCTACCAGACCGCCAATCCGGGCGTAAATTTCTCCATCTCCGCCACCGGCTCCGGTGACGGTGCCAAGGCTATCATCAACAAGACCGCCGACATCGGCATGATGTCCCGCGACATGAAGCCCGCCGAAATCGAAAAGTGCAAGGCCAACGGCATCGAGCCGATGCAGTTCGTCATCGCTCTGGACTGCCTGGTGCCCATCGTGCACCCCTCCAACCCGGTTTCCAAGATCACCACCGCCCAGCTCAAGGACATGTACCAGGACAAGATCCGCAACTGGAAGGACGTCGGCGGTAACGACGGCATGATCGCCCTGTTCTCCCGCGAGACCAACTCCGGCACCTACGAGGTCTGGCACGGCAAGGTCATGAAGAAGGAAGACGAGTTCGACATGGTCTCCCGTATGCCCTCCAACGCCGCCATGGCCGCCAAGATCGCCGGCAACAAGAAGGGCATCGGCTACGTCGGCCTGGGCTTCCTGAATCCCAAGATCAAGGCCCTGACCGTCAACGGCGTGGTTCCCTCCGTCGAGACCGGCAAGGACGGCTCCTACCCCCTGTCCCGCTCCCTGAACCTGTACACCGGCGGCAAGCCCTCCGGCGAGACCGCGAAGTTCATCGACTTCGTCATGTCCCCCGCTGGCCAGAAGATCATTGCCGAAGTCGGCTTCGTCCCGGTCAAGTAA
- a CDS encoding molybdopterin molybdotransferase MoeA gives MSTPISRKEAVQKLLGLARPSGETAVSPMDGVGLTSTRDVAARCNVPEQACSVRDGYAVRSRDVAEASGTTPVRLAVSGCIRAESTSPDPIEAGRAVRVLTGGPVPPGADAVLAEEDVEELDGAILVREPVGEGWYIRPAGGEIPAGTRIAPAGGLVTPQGAAVMTRTRVDSILVRLRPRVRLTALGSELAKPGESLSGTARFPADNLVLLRGLFEAAGALVERTAVVPDDRDRLVETLSRDDLPEIMATTGGTGNSERDFAFEAARESGFTPVFKRIDIRPGRNMFAAVRGNTLLFGLPGPPAAGHACFHAVILPVIRRLLGLPEPEPRMARFTRSINARAGSEWLVQCELTVHGSTLTATPLAGKTLPPMHGLALAHGLAVLQSGQTVTPGDETEILTTLF, from the coding sequence ATGTCCACACCCATCTCCCGCAAGGAAGCGGTCCAAAAACTGCTCGGCCTCGCCCGCCCCTCCGGGGAAACGGCCGTGTCCCCCATGGACGGCGTCGGCCTGACCTCGACCCGGGACGTGGCCGCCCGATGCAACGTGCCCGAGCAGGCTTGCTCGGTCCGCGACGGATACGCCGTGCGCAGCCGTGATGTGGCCGAAGCCTCGGGCACGACTCCTGTGCGGCTGGCGGTGAGCGGATGCATCCGGGCCGAGTCCACGTCTCCCGATCCCATTGAAGCGGGTCGGGCTGTGCGAGTGTTGACCGGCGGGCCGGTTCCGCCCGGCGCGGACGCGGTCCTGGCCGAGGAGGACGTGGAGGAGCTGGACGGCGCCATCCTGGTCCGCGAACCTGTTGGCGAGGGATGGTACATCCGGCCCGCGGGCGGCGAAATTCCGGCGGGCACGAGGATTGCCCCGGCGGGCGGATTGGTCACTCCCCAGGGCGCGGCAGTCATGACCCGAACCCGCGTGGACTCCATCCTGGTCCGCCTCCGCCCGCGCGTCCGGCTCACGGCTCTCGGCAGCGAACTGGCCAAACCGGGCGAAAGCCTGAGCGGCACGGCACGGTTCCCGGCGGACAACCTGGTACTGCTCCGGGGCCTCTTCGAGGCGGCCGGGGCATTGGTGGAGCGGACCGCAGTGGTCCCGGACGACCGTGACAGACTGGTGGAGACCCTGTCCCGCGACGACCTGCCCGAAATCATGGCGACCACGGGCGGCACGGGCAACAGCGAACGGGATTTCGCTTTCGAGGCGGCCAGGGAGAGCGGCTTCACGCCGGTCTTCAAACGCATCGACATCCGGCCCGGCCGAAACATGTTCGCGGCCGTGCGCGGCAACACCCTGCTCTTCGGCCTGCCCGGGCCTCCCGCCGCTGGACACGCCTGTTTCCACGCCGTCATCCTCCCGGTGATCCGCCGGCTGCTTGGCCTGCCCGAACCCGAACCGCGCATGGCCCGGTTCACCCGATCCATCAACGCGCGGGCCGGTTCCGAATGGCTCGTCCAATGCGAGCTCACCGTCCACGGCTCCACGCTGACCGCCACCCCGTTGGCCGGAAAGACCCTGCCTCCCATGCACGGCCTCGCCCTGGCCCACGGCCTCGCCGTCCTGCAAAGCGGCCAGACCGTCACCCCGGGCGACGAGACCGAAATCCTGACAACACTATTTTGA
- the mobB gene encoding molybdopterin-guanine dinucleotide biosynthesis protein B, producing MTQHIFCIIGKKKAGKTTFLEKLVPELQKLGLSVGAVKHDAHTFEMDVKGKDSWRLKQAGAETVVVSSPDRVAMIQTVDRERSLEELAETLFADKDVVLAEGYFNSDQPKIEVFRQEAHDHPLCGRNNQQDKKLIAMVSDQSVTVDVPKFGLDEASEVAAHIARKYYGWVYNGMWATHD from the coding sequence ATGACTCAGCATATATTTTGCATCATCGGCAAGAAAAAAGCCGGTAAAACCACGTTCTTGGAAAAACTTGTGCCCGAACTGCAAAAGCTCGGCCTGTCCGTGGGCGCGGTCAAACACGACGCCCATACCTTTGAGATGGACGTGAAGGGCAAGGACTCCTGGCGGCTCAAGCAGGCCGGGGCCGAGACCGTGGTGGTCTCCTCGCCCGACCGCGTGGCCATGATCCAGACCGTGGACCGTGAACGCTCTTTGGAGGAACTCGCCGAGACCCTGTTCGCCGACAAGGACGTGGTTCTGGCCGAGGGGTACTTCAATTCCGACCAGCCCAAGATCGAGGTTTTTCGCCAGGAGGCGCACGATCATCCTCTTTGCGGCCGGAATAACCAGCAGGACAAAAAACTCATCGCCATGGTCTCGGACCAGAGCGTGACCGTCGACGTGCCCAAGTTCGGCCTGGACGAGGCCTCCGAGGTGGCGGCGCATATCGCCCGTAAATACTACGGCTGGGTCTACAACGGCATGTGGGCCACCCACGACTAG
- a CDS encoding DUF116 domain-containing protein, with product MQIGTPLDQPRSVHRARKRLFIGLISIACLVICLFLALLWLVPYIGLDNIHPSAKWVLGAVVVGLIGLVCVAYWGLFLNIVTKKPLPGARRFRGLTIKLFLPLMVLLGRVFGIEKELIRLSFISVNNDLVLAEAGRYAPKEILLLMPHCLQNSKCDRRLTYDINNCVRCGKCSMAGLLDLHDKYGVNLAIATGGTIARRIVVQLRPKLIIAVACHRDLSSGIQDTYPLPVYGVLNERPHGPCLDTTVSLPIVEKMLSRFIDPNKAKDGRTISTGEAARP from the coding sequence ATGCAAATAGGTACACCCCTGGACCAGCCCCGGTCCGTCCATCGGGCGCGCAAACGCCTTTTCATCGGCTTGATCAGCATCGCCTGCCTGGTCATTTGCCTGTTTCTGGCCCTGCTCTGGCTGGTGCCCTACATCGGGCTGGACAACATCCACCCGTCGGCCAAATGGGTGCTCGGCGCGGTTGTCGTGGGCCTCATCGGGCTGGTCTGCGTGGCCTATTGGGGATTGTTCCTGAACATCGTCACCAAGAAGCCCCTGCCCGGCGCACGCCGTTTCCGGGGGCTGACCATCAAGCTGTTCCTGCCGCTCATGGTCCTTCTGGGCCGCGTATTCGGCATCGAAAAGGAACTCATCAGACTCTCGTTCATCTCCGTGAACAACGACCTGGTCCTGGCCGAGGCCGGACGGTACGCGCCGAAAGAAATACTCCTGCTCATGCCGCACTGCCTGCAAAACTCCAAGTGCGACCGGCGGTTGACCTACGATATCAACAACTGCGTGCGCTGCGGAAAATGCTCCATGGCCGGGCTGCTCGACCTGCACGACAAGTACGGGGTGAACCTGGCCATCGCCACGGGCGGGACCATCGCCCGACGCATCGTCGTCCAGCTCCGGCCCAAGCTGATAATCGCCGTGGCCTGCCACCGCGACCTCTCCTCGGGCATTCAGGACACCTATCCCCTGCCCGTATACGGCGTGCTCAACGAGCGGCCGCACGGTCCCTGCCTCGACACCACGGTATCCCTGCCCATCGTCGAAAAGATGCTCAGCCGCTTCATCGACCCGAACAAGGCCAAGGACGGTCGGACCATCTCCACGGGCGAGGCCGCCCGGCCGTAA
- the fmt gene encoding methionyl-tRNA formyltransferase, with amino-acid sequence MEEIAGSSQNTPESWGAVDLKPLRVVFMGTPDFAAEALKILLKFDAADIVAAYTQPDRPCGRGRQCKPSPVKQVALENDIPVFQPVNFKDQADVDELAALKPDVLVVAAYGLILPQSVLDIPTVLPLNIHASLLPHWRGAAPIQRSIENGDVVTGISIMKMEAGLDTGPVMVQRALRIGHNDHAGTIHDELAKLGGICICEAMARLQTGAYDLKPQDDSLATYAKKLEKKEGEIDWNQPAEKIHNRIRAMYPWPGAFFDWTNPEGKSLRLNVTPGEVSGESAPKVAPGTILGEMEGKLAITTADRIYLTPEVKPQGKKAMDATAFTCGYMKECK; translated from the coding sequence ATGGAAGAAATAGCCGGTTCCAGCCAGAACACGCCCGAATCCTGGGGCGCGGTCGACCTCAAGCCCCTTCGGGTAGTCTTCATGGGCACCCCGGACTTCGCGGCCGAAGCGCTGAAAATCCTGCTCAAGTTCGATGCGGCGGACATCGTCGCCGCATATACCCAGCCGGACAGGCCCTGCGGACGCGGACGCCAGTGCAAGCCCTCGCCGGTCAAGCAGGTGGCCCTGGAAAACGACATCCCCGTATTCCAGCCCGTAAATTTCAAGGACCAGGCCGATGTCGATGAACTGGCGGCCCTGAAACCGGATGTGCTGGTGGTGGCGGCCTACGGGCTGATTCTGCCCCAGTCCGTACTCGACATCCCGACCGTGCTGCCGCTGAATATCCACGCCTCGCTGCTGCCCCACTGGCGCGGCGCGGCCCCGATCCAGCGGTCCATTGAAAACGGCGACGTGGTCACCGGCATCTCCATCATGAAGATGGAGGCCGGGCTGGACACCGGACCGGTCATGGTTCAGCGCGCCCTGCGCATCGGGCACAACGACCACGCCGGGACCATTCACGACGAGCTGGCAAAGCTGGGCGGCATCTGCATCTGCGAAGCCATGGCCCGCCTTCAGACCGGCGCCTACGACCTGAAACCCCAGGATGATTCGTTGGCCACCTATGCGAAGAAACTGGAAAAGAAGGAAGGGGAAATCGACTGGAATCAGCCTGCCGAGAAAATCCACAACCGCATCCGCGCCATGTACCCGTGGCCCGGCGCGTTCTTTGACTGGACCAACCCGGAAGGCAAATCCCTGCGCCTCAACGTGACGCCCGGCGAGGTGTCCGGCGAATCCGCTCCCAAGGTCGCTCCGGGCACGATACTGGGCGAAATGGAAGGAAAGCTGGCCATCACCACGGCAGACAGGATATATCTGACACCCGAGGTCAAGCCGCAGGGCAAAAAGGCCATGGACGCCACGGCCTTCACCTGCGGATACATGAAGGAATGCAAATAG
- the def gene encoding peptide deformylase yields MKLEICTWPDDVLAAKAETVGEITPELQELIEDMVETMYESDGVGLAAPQVNQSIRLICVDQTGPKERGDLRVLINPEIVESDGEVESEEGCLSCPELNITVKRKQRVKVKAQNREGEDVCLDTEGFLAIILQHEIDHLNGVTLADRTGRLKKAMYRKKAARWKK; encoded by the coding sequence ATGAAATTGGAAATATGTACCTGGCCCGACGACGTCCTGGCCGCCAAGGCTGAAACCGTCGGCGAAATAACCCCCGAGCTTCAGGAACTCATCGAAGACATGGTCGAAACCATGTACGAATCCGATGGGGTGGGACTGGCCGCACCGCAGGTGAACCAGTCCATCCGGCTCATCTGCGTGGACCAGACCGGCCCCAAGGAGCGGGGCGATCTGCGCGTCCTCATCAACCCCGAGATCGTCGAATCCGACGGCGAGGTGGAGTCCGAGGAAGGCTGCCTGAGCTGCCCCGAACTCAACATCACGGTCAAGCGCAAGCAACGGGTCAAGGTCAAGGCGCAAAACCGCGAAGGCGAGGACGTCTGCCTGGACACGGAAGGCTTCCTGGCCATCATCCTGCAGCATGAGATCGATCACCTGAACGGCGTGACCCTGGCCGACCGCACGGGCCGCCTGAAGAAAGCCATGTATCGCAAGAAGGCCGCGAGATGGAAGAAATAG